A window of Plantibacter sp. PA-3-X8 genomic DNA:
GCGTACTTCTGCCCTGTGGGCGCTCTGGACTACACGATCCTCATCCGGTTCCGAACCGCCAGATCATCTGAGTTCACCCTCCTCTCGCCGGGCGCAGGCATCGCTCAACGGCGCGTGATCATGCACCCCGACGAGCCCGTCCTGTTCGAGTTCACCACGATCCTCGATCCCACTCCGGTGCGGGTAGTCGTCCCCGCAGACGACGTGGACTACTGCCGCCACTCCCGTGGAAGGATGGACGCATGGCTACCCGCACGATCACGACGCTCGTCGACGACCTCGACGGTTCCGACATCCCTCGCGGGCTGGGGGAGACGGTCCGGTTCGGCATCGACGGCGAGAACTACGAGATCGACCTGACCGACGACAACGCGGCGGCACTGCGCGAGACCCTGGCGTCATACGTCGAGGCCGCACGACCCGTCATCGCATCGGCATCGCTCCGCCGGCTGCACTGAGCGGTCGCCCGCACGGCGGTCGTACCCCACAGCACGTTCGCCCCGATCCTGCAAGGGTCCCTGCCGGGCGTGGGGGCGCGACTAGCGTGCTCAGCATGAGTACTCCGAGCGACCACGACCACGCCCTGAACGACGACGGGCAGACGAGCAAAGACCGCACGTACAGCCCCTCCAGCGAGGCGGAGACGGCGGCCAAGCAGGACGACGGGCAGCCCGTCGTCCGTGATCCCGACATCGCCTCCGGCATGATCAACGTCGCCCCCGGGACCGGTGGTCCGGACGACACCGGCGACGTCGACGTCGACCCGGGTGAGCTCCACATCCCTCGCGATCCCGACAGCGCGCACTGAGACAACGATGCC
This region includes:
- a CDS encoding Lsr2 family protein: MATRTITTLVDDLDGSDIPRGLGETVRFGIDGENYEIDLTDDNAAALRETLASYVEAARPVIASASLRRLH